A stretch of DNA from Xyrauchen texanus isolate HMW12.3.18 chromosome 31, RBS_HiC_50CHRs, whole genome shotgun sequence:
CAGTTCATGAACAAGAGGCACTGTGCACACAACTCTTCAACAACTGATTCAGTTCATGAACAAGAGCCACTGCACACAACTCTTCAACATATGATTCAGCTCATGAACAAGAGGCACTGTGCACACAAGTCGCAAGTCTGTTAACCAGTGGTACTCTCCTGACGCTCTTTTCTCTTCATCCTTTCTCTTCTGCCACATCCCTATCCGGGGCCAGATATAGCCATCTCTTAATGGTGGAATCGATTTCCTTTTCTGTGGCCGCAGACGTCAGGCGGTTACGCCTCACAGCCGCTGAAACATACATGGTCTGAAATTAGTTTCTGTATCAAAAGACAATGTGGCTATTGGATTTTAAAGGACAATTACATTAAAACTGAACCCAGAACCTATTGAAAGACATTCTGTAACATCTACACAGAGACTGTAAATTGATGCAGATCAGTAATGAGCTGGCACCATCCTCCTACCAGGTTCCAATATGGCTCCAGGAGAAATCCAGTCTAAGCAGTTGCTTTTCAGAGTCATGTGCAATTCAATAAGTACAGATATACGactgcacttttttttatttattttttttaaatctcggCCTTAGTGCAATGGTATGATTGGTTCAACACAATTTGCTCAGCAGAAAATAATAAGTCCATTATGAATCATGTGAACCAGTCATGTATGTCTACACTTTCGATTTAAACTGGtctatgtatgtatatatcaAACCAGAATGTCCCGCGTTCGGTTTTAGTGGAATTGTCGGTTACACTATGTTTTACGGTGTCCTTTTACAGTTGTAATTGTTTTTTAAGAACAGAGTAATATTATGTATCAATTACTTACTATAGTGTTAGTATCAAGGTTTGGTTTAAAGTTACTGCATGTAACTATTCATAATTCACTGTTATTATTACAGTAAGTACATGTAACATGTagcaaggacactgtaaaataaagaataacagaattgttttttttctctctcctgctcaccACCATCTACCTCCTCGCTTCTCTACATATACCTTCTTCCTGTCCCCTTCTCTCATCTTTTTCTTTCCTCATCCCCCAATTTCTCCACTCTCTCCTTTTCCTCTGCCCTTTTTTTCTCCCTCCCCTTTTCATCCCTCACATTTCCATCATCTCGTTCTCCTCTGCTTTCTTCCTCTACTCCCCTTGTAACCTGAATTTAAATACATTGTAATGATTCTTAAAACTTAAACCACTCTTATGGCATGAAGTACAACTTACCAATCACAACATCCCGTAAGCGCGGGAAACCAATTTTTCCATTTATTCCTCTCATATTGATTTTTTTGGCCAAAGCGTTAGTAACCAGTCCATGCATAATCCTCCAGATGCACTCATGAACATCCACCCCACCTTTGAGAGCCAGTGCGTGTACCTGaaattataatgattttttttttttaaagcaatggtTTAATTCATCATGAAATACTTGAATACTAATAGGTGACACTGGTAAcatacatttctctctctctctctctctctctctctcaaaaaatacattacaaattacatccGTCTGTTAGAAAAGATGACCATTTTGATGTAATTTTGTCTGTATTTGTTCATCCAAGCACAAAAAGAAGCAGAAGAGAACTCAattcagtatgtgtgtgcatctgaGATGTGGCTGTCAGTGTGTGAGTGCTTTGAACGTGTGCACACAGAAAAGCGGTTTTACTGTTCCCACATTTAACAGGGGAAGTGCCACCACAAATAGAGTGCAAGTCTGTGGAAAACACTGAAGCACCTCAGTTTTCATTTGCCTACATACCAACTGTTTTTGGAGGTCAGGATTACTTTGCAGTTGTTCCTCCATGtcctgaagagaactgacatctTTAAGTGGCAACAAATAAATTTCGAGCGAGGTCTGTCTCTGACTCATCAGTCGATTTCATACTTTGCAGGGTCTTGAAGATGATTCGCAGTTGGTCCATCATCATTTCCTGTTTTGTTAATATATTACGCAGGAGGGCTAAGAAGAAAACAAGAAAGAGAAATATTAGTTTTCAGTCACTTTAATTAGGTTAAAACAGACTATTTGCTGGTATTATTACTATTTCTTACTAAAACTATTCCAATGCAAATCCAATTTAAAAGTTAACATGCTAAATGACAACAATTGTGGATTAATCACCGTCAGGACTTCTGGAACATCACAAATTACAACATCTCAAAACATTCTTGAGATATTAATTTATGGAGGTTGTTGGCAAAATATCTGAAGTAATTTCCcagagatttgttttttttttttcccgaaaaaaaaaaacataactataataaacataaatatactCACATGTTTGCAAACTAGATGTCTGCTCCCTGGACTGGTGTGGCTCAGTATGTTTCAATGGGACTAGAGAAGGTGCACGTGGTCTACGGATCTCAGAGCTGGCATGGCATGATCTAAGAATTTCATTGCTGGCATGACTTGGTCTACTTATATCAGTGCTGGTGTTGCTTGACGTGTGAATCTCACTGCTGGCATGCCTTAATGGACGAATCTCAGGGCTGACGTGCCTCGAGGTACAGCGCTCGGTGATGATGTGCCTGCTTGAAGATAACTTATTAGTGCTATAGTGCTGACTTGGGTGGAGCTTATGACTGTTGAGGCCTCTTGGGTTGAGCTCAGGACTGCTATGGCCTTTTGGGTAGAGGTCAGGACTGCTATGGCCTCTTGGGTAGAGCTCAGGAGTGCTGTGGCCTTTTGGGTGGAGCTCAGGAGTGCTGTCGTCACTTGGGTAAAGCTCAGGAGTGCTGTGGCCTCTTGGGTGGAGCTCAGGAGTGCTGTCGTCACTTGGGAAAAGCGCAGGACTGTGGCCTCTTCGATGGAGGTCAGTAGTCCTGTCGTCTTTTGGGTGGAGGTCAGCAGCGCTGTGGCCTTTTTGGTGGACCTGAGGAGCTCTGTGGCTTCTTTGGTGAAGCTTGGAGCTGTTTTGCTTTACTGGTTCTAATGCAGGACTTTTGTGCTGCCTGACGATCTTTGGAGCATTGGGCAACTTTCTGCTCAGAAGTACAAAAGATCTTAGGACTTTATTTGGTATGATAAAataaactataatttaaaattgcAGAAGATTCTTATCCTttctttgactttttttctttcacaGTGCTTTCCATCTCATCATCATCCTCTCCAGGGAAAAGATTGCTTTtaggcaaaacaaaacaaaacattaaaacacattatttcccctacattctttttcttttaaattgactTGGTGAGTTCCCTCCATCACTTCCAATGTCAGTGTGATCAACAGCTTGAGGAAGTTTTCTTCTAGCTTCATTGTAGTCATCTGGGAAAGTAATTTTAAGTAATACATGAGGCATTTTAGTAATACATAACATTAGTTCAGTTTATAGGAAGAAGTGAAAGAATGTTACTTACGGGATGTGAAAATAATTCTGGCCTTATGGGGCTTCCATTCATCTCCAGGACATTCTTGCAATTTTATAGCTTTTGCTATATCAGTTTTATTTGGAGGCCACATGCACTCTACATTTTTTATCCAGATGGAAGGCACAACTTCTACCTCATTGGTGTTgtcaaaaacaaatatgtgaaaCATCTAAagataaaacaaatcaaaaccacAGAAACATACTCTTTAGCCTACTGAAAAACTAAAGCAAAAGGGCTATTTGTCTCAATGCAACAGTGGAACAACAACAAATCGGTTTTGGAATGGTAATCTCACCAACTTCTGGGGCATATTTCTAATCATGAAACATTTGATGTTAGTAGAGAGGTTGGAAACAACATAAATTCCAAGCTCTCTTGAGTCAATAGGATATGTAAAGAAGTGTTCCACCTGTTTATATTCATTGGCCACAATGTACACTACTCCTTTATCCTCAACAATGTTCTGGACCAACACCAACTTTTTTCAATTTTGATGCAACAATCTCTCTCTTTGACCTTCACAACTACATCATCTGAAACGAGCACTTTATATTGACGAACTTGTCGTGAGAAGCATTCTGGCACTGGCCCATCCATATGctcattttccagtttttgagtTGCCTCTTTAACATCAGGACTGTAGCTGCCATTTTCCATCTCTGATAATCTAGCATCACCTGAGTCAAAGGATTAAGTGGCCCTCGAACCAATTTTTTAAGTTTTCCTAAGAAATTTTCAAAGGGAAATGCTGATATAAGGTCTAAATTGCCATGGACTTTGACATCTTCACTGAGATGCACCAGACCATGAATATTGTAAACCAAAAACTCTTCACCGTAAAGCTGGCCAAAGTGTTCAACGAATGACACCAACAGAGTTTTAGCAAAGTCATTCAACTCCAAACAATATTTTGGACTTGCCAAAATGTACACGCCTACTGACAACAGCATGAAGTTGTCATAGATCTGAGGCTGTAGAACACCCCTTAGCACAACTGGACCAGAGTACAACAAGAATTGGCGTAGTTCAGTGGCTTTCCACCTACATCGTTCAGCCAGAGCCCGTGGCCTTCGAGCAAACTCACTTGGAATGTAATTTCGCAGTGCAAGAAGTCTATCTGAAACCATGGAAGCTTGACTAGATGAAATGCGACAGTGCAAGGGACCAGTGGTGCTGATCCACAAGTCTAAGAGACGCCTCATTACACCCAGACAAACAAGATGCATATAATCATATGGAAAACAAGTGACCATGTCAATGCCAACCTCTGTAAGAGGTGAGTGTTGGACGTGGTGTGCTTCATCCGTTGCTTGCCTAAAACTATCATCAGTTCTGCGCCTTGCATTGACCTCAGGAAATGTCATTCTATTAGATTTGCGGACACCTGTTTGGTGACACTTGTCACATCCATAATATGCAGTGTGTGACTTTACACCTCTGACGAAGGC
This window harbors:
- the LOC127624578 gene encoding uncharacterized protein LOC127624578 isoform X1 codes for the protein MIGMFHIFVFDNTNEVEVVPSIWIKNVECMWPPNKTDIAKAIKLQECPGDEWKPHKARIIFTSHDYNEARRKLPQAVDHTDIGSDGGNSPSQFKRKRIKLPNAPKIVRQHKSPALEPVKQNSSKLHQRSHRAPQVHQKGHSAADLHPKDDRTTDLHRRGHSPALFPSDDSTPELHPRGHSTPELYPSDDSTPELHPKGHSTPELYPRGHSSPDLYPKGHSSPELNPRGLNSHKLHPSQHYSTNKLSSSRHIITERCTSRHVSPEIRPLRHASSEIHTSSNTSTDISRPSHASNEILRSCHASSEIRRPRAPSLVPLKHTEPHQSREQTSSLQTSLLRNILTKQEMMMDQLRIIFKTLQSMKSTDESETDLARNLFVAT
- the LOC127624578 gene encoding uncharacterized protein LOC127624578 isoform X2 translates to MFHIFVFDNTNEVEVVPSIWIKNVECMWPPNKTDIAKAIKLQECPGDEWKPHKARIIFTSHDYNEARRKLPQAVDHTDIGSDGGNSPSQFKRKRIKLPNAPKIVRQHKSPALEPVKQNSSKLHQRSHRAPQVHQKGHSAADLHPKDDRTTDLHRRGHSPALFPSDDSTPELHPRGHSTPELYPSDDSTPELHPKGHSTPELYPRGHSSPDLYPKGHSSPELNPRGLNSHKLHPSQHYSTNKLSSSRHIITERCTSRHVSPEIRPLRHASSEIHTSSNTSTDISRPSHASNEILRSCHASSEIRRPRAPSLVPLKHTEPHQSREQTSSLQTSLLRNILTKQEMMMDQLRIIFKTLQSMKSTDESETDLARNLFVAT